In one Aeromicrobium erythreum genomic region, the following are encoded:
- a CDS encoding serine O-acetyltransferase, producing MPSDSRATFSTLVSSDLARYVGREAPWWTALPRGLSRPGLWATLVVRAQQRLHARGHRRAAALLRGVGVVTVGIDVDAGAQIGPGVWFEHPVGVVIGNGVVVGSGATLAQGVTLGVRQSLATSAADFPVLGDDVFVGARASVLGAVTVGDGAVVAAHSLVLDDVTPGATVVGVPARPVG from the coding sequence GTGCCCTCCGACAGTCGCGCCACCTTCTCGACGCTCGTGTCCTCGGACCTCGCCCGGTACGTCGGGCGCGAGGCGCCCTGGTGGACGGCACTGCCGCGAGGCCTCAGCCGTCCGGGTCTCTGGGCGACGCTGGTCGTGCGCGCCCAGCAGCGGCTGCACGCACGCGGGCACCGCCGGGCGGCGGCGCTGCTGCGCGGGGTCGGTGTCGTGACGGTCGGCATCGACGTCGACGCGGGTGCGCAGATCGGGCCCGGCGTCTGGTTCGAGCACCCGGTCGGCGTGGTCATCGGCAACGGCGTGGTGGTGGGCTCGGGCGCGACCCTGGCGCAGGGCGTGACCCTCGGCGTGCGCCAGTCGCTCGCGACGTCGGCGGCGGACTTCCCCGTGCTCGGCGACGACGTGTTCGTCGGCGCCAGGGCGTCGGTGCTCGGTGCCGTGACGGTCGGCGACGGCGCCGTGGTCGCGGCCCACTCGCTCGTGCTGGACGACGTGACTCCCGGCGCCACCGTGGTGGGCGTGCCCGCCCGTCCCGTCGGCTGA
- the gmd gene encoding GDP-mannose 4,6-dehydratase: MTKRALITGITGQDGSYLAELLLGKGYEVHGLIRRASTFNTSRIDHLYQDPHVDGTKLFLHYGDQSDGARLVSLMYEIAPDEVYNLAAQSHVRVSFDEPEHTADTTGTGTVRLLEAVRAAGIRPRFYQASSSELYGATPPPQDEDTPFYPRSPYAAAKLYSYWITKNYREAYDMFAVNGILFNHESPRRGETFVTRKITRAVAAIKAGKQDLLYMGNLDAVRDWGYAAEYVEGMWRMLQADEPEDFVLATGVGITVRDFLQISFEHAGLDWEKHVRFDERYLRPTEVDALIGDPAKAAKKLDWVPTVDGRELARLMVEADVEALTHEGTPWHDEVRLASWGTA, encoded by the coding sequence GTGACGAAGCGCGCGCTGATCACCGGCATCACCGGTCAGGACGGTTCGTACCTGGCCGAGCTGCTGTTGGGCAAGGGTTATGAGGTCCATGGTCTGATCCGTCGGGCGTCGACGTTCAACACGTCGCGCATCGACCACCTGTACCAGGACCCGCACGTGGACGGCACGAAGCTGTTCCTGCACTACGGCGACCAGTCCGACGGGGCGCGGCTGGTGTCGTTGATGTACGAGATCGCGCCCGATGAGGTCTACAACCTCGCGGCGCAGTCGCACGTGCGGGTCTCCTTCGACGAGCCCGAGCACACCGCCGACACGACCGGCACGGGCACGGTGCGGCTGCTGGAGGCGGTCCGCGCGGCCGGTATCCGCCCGCGGTTCTACCAGGCCTCCTCCAGCGAGCTGTACGGCGCGACCCCGCCGCCGCAGGACGAGGACACGCCCTTCTACCCGCGCTCGCCGTACGCGGCGGCGAAGCTGTACTCCTACTGGATCACCAAGAACTACCGCGAGGCCTACGACATGTTCGCGGTCAACGGGATCTTGTTCAACCACGAGTCGCCCCGCCGCGGCGAGACGTTCGTGACCCGCAAGATCACCCGCGCCGTCGCCGCGATCAAGGCCGGCAAGCAGGACCTGCTCTACATGGGCAACCTCGACGCCGTGCGCGACTGGGGCTACGCCGCGGAGTACGTCGAGGGCATGTGGCGCATGCTGCAGGCCGACGAGCCCGAGGACTTCGTCCTGGCCACCGGCGTCGGGATCACCGTGCGCGACTTCCTGCAGATCTCCTTCGAGCACGCCGGCCTGGACTGGGAGAAGCACGTCCGCTTCGACGAGCGCTACCTGCGCCCCACCGAGGTCGACGCGCTCATCGGCGACCCCGCCAAGGCCGCCAAGAAGCTCGACTGGGTCCCCACCGTCGACGGCCGCGAGCTCGCCCGCCTCATGGTCGAGGCCGACGTCGAGGCCCTCACCCACGAGGGCACCCCCTGGCACGACGAGGTCCGCCTCGCCTCCTGGGGCACCGCATGA
- a CDS encoding DUF4916 domain-containing protein yields MTSSLPDDLWATVQASVPVLCVDVVPVRGEGDGHQVGLIRRRFADTGAPVWCHLGGRVRHGETTDEALVRHVHDTLVGAELELPTDPQPHHVVQWFPPDVRTGDTYGRDPRKHAVSLCWALPLGPEVSARQGGEGSELRWFRHDLADLADDELWPGTRHLVAATLHGAGLPGRGA; encoded by the coding sequence ATGACCTCCTCCCTGCCCGACGACCTCTGGGCCACGGTGCAGGCGTCGGTGCCGGTGCTCTGCGTCGACGTCGTCCCGGTGCGGGGCGAGGGCGACGGCCACCAGGTCGGGCTGATCCGTCGGCGGTTCGCGGACACCGGCGCCCCCGTGTGGTGCCACCTCGGCGGGCGCGTCCGTCACGGCGAGACGACCGACGAGGCGCTCGTCCGCCACGTGCACGACACGCTCGTGGGTGCCGAGCTGGAGCTGCCCACCGACCCGCAGCCCCACCACGTGGTGCAGTGGTTCCCTCCGGACGTGCGCACGGGTGACACGTACGGTCGCGACCCGCGCAAGCACGCCGTCAGCCTGTGCTGGGCCCTGCCGCTCGGCCCTGAGGTCTCCGCCCGCCAGGGCGGCGAGGGCTCGGAGCTGCGCTGGTTCCGCCACGACCTCGCGGACCTCGCCGACGACGAGCTCTGGCCCGGGACCCGGCACCTGGTCGCCGCCACCCTCCACGGCGCTGGGCTGCCCGGACGGGGAGCCTGA
- a CDS encoding GDP-L-fucose synthase family protein, with amino-acid sequence MSLRTSDDVDYTPGPLDRDATFYVAGHAGMVGSALVRRLHAAGFTDVVGRTSAELDLTDRDAVHAFFETTRPTYVALAAAKVGGILANDTYPVDFLSVNLQIQVNVMDAALATGVQRLVFLGSSCIYPKHAPQPITEDALLTGHLEPTNDAYAIAKIAGILHVQSVRRQHGLPWISAMPTNLYGPNDNFSPTGSHVLPALIRRYHEATRDGATEVTNWGTGTPRRELLHVDDLADAVLHLLEHHDGPQQVNVGTGTDVTIAEIAATVAEVTGYTGTTTWDTTKPDGTPQKLLDVTQLAHTGWTARTSLRDGLAATYTWYLQNADHLRS; translated from the coding sequence ATGAGCCTGCGCACCAGCGACGACGTCGACTACACCCCCGGCCCCCTGGACCGCGACGCCACCTTCTACGTCGCCGGGCACGCCGGCATGGTCGGCTCGGCCCTCGTACGACGACTCCACGCCGCAGGGTTCACCGACGTCGTCGGACGCACCTCCGCCGAGCTCGACCTCACCGACCGCGACGCCGTCCACGCGTTCTTCGAGACCACCCGCCCCACCTACGTCGCCCTCGCCGCAGCCAAGGTCGGCGGGATCCTCGCCAACGACACCTACCCCGTCGACTTCCTCAGCGTGAACCTGCAGATCCAGGTCAACGTCATGGACGCCGCGCTCGCCACCGGCGTCCAGCGCCTGGTCTTCCTCGGCTCCTCCTGCATCTACCCCAAGCACGCCCCCCAACCCATCACCGAGGACGCCCTGCTCACCGGCCACCTCGAACCCACCAACGACGCCTACGCCATCGCCAAGATCGCCGGCATCCTGCACGTGCAGTCCGTGCGCCGCCAGCACGGCCTGCCCTGGATCTCCGCGATGCCCACCAACCTCTACGGACCGAACGACAACTTCTCCCCCACCGGCTCCCACGTCCTGCCCGCCCTCATCCGCCGCTACCACGAAGCCACCCGCGACGGCGCCACCGAGGTCACCAACTGGGGCACCGGCACCCCCCGCCGCGAGCTCCTGCACGTCGACGACCTCGCCGACGCCGTCCTGCACCTCCTGGAGCACCACGACGGACCCCAGCAGGTCAACGTCGGCACCGGCACCGACGTCACCATCGCCGAGATCGCCGCCACCGTCGCCGAGGTCACCGGCTACACCGGCACCACCACCTGGGACACCACCAAGCCCGACGGCACCCCCCAGAAGCTCCTCGACGTCACCCAGCTCGCCCACACCGGCTGGACCGCCCGCACCAGCCTGCGCGACGGCCTCGCCGCCACCTACACCTGGTACCTCCAGAACGCCGACCACCTCCGCTCATGA